From a single Prosthecobacter algae genomic region:
- a CDS encoding peptide chain release factor-like protein translates to MALLNEEALQKRLTKLRIREEDLQEEFVRGSGPGGQKINKTSSTVVLRHLPSGLEVRCQRERSQVMNRHWARVELCDRLETALAEAKLALQNEREKVRRQNRPRPRGLKNRILKEKKTRSGVKKNRGRVSGDD, encoded by the coding sequence ATGGCCCTGCTGAATGAGGAAGCGCTGCAAAAGCGCCTGACCAAGCTGCGAATCCGCGAGGAGGATTTGCAGGAGGAATTTGTGCGTGGCAGTGGTCCAGGTGGCCAGAAGATCAACAAGACTTCCTCCACCGTCGTGCTTCGCCACCTCCCCAGCGGCCTGGAGGTGCGCTGCCAGCGCGAACGGTCCCAGGTCATGAATCGGCATTGGGCTCGGGTGGAACTTTGCGACCGGCTGGAGACCGCCCTGGCTGAAGCTAAACTGGCGCTGCAAAACGAACGGGAAAAAGTTCGCCGTCAGAACCGACCTCGGCCTCGGGGTTTGAAGAACCGCATCCTGAAAGAGAAGAAAACGCGGTCTGGCGTGAAGAAGAATCGCGGGCGTGTGAGCGGTGATGACTGA
- a CDS encoding ABC transporter ATP-binding protein: MITLSHLSKSYREPGSGNEVPVLRDVSLSITAGESVAIVGPSGCGKSTLLNILGTLDVPDQGDYTFDSTSIAGCTPAQLAALRSEKIGFIFQLHHLMPQCTVLENVLLPTLALKAKPDAATLQQRAEALLKAVGLQDRLGWKPAQLSGGERQRVAVVRALINQPKLILADEPTGALDEKNAESLTSLLLELQQTTGTTLVMVTHHPAQAERMGRTLRLHEGILV; encoded by the coding sequence TTGATCACCCTGAGTCACCTTTCGAAATCTTATCGTGAGCCCGGCAGCGGCAATGAGGTGCCAGTGCTGCGCGATGTGTCCCTGAGCATCACGGCAGGCGAGTCTGTGGCCATCGTCGGCCCCTCAGGCTGTGGGAAAAGCACCCTGCTCAACATCCTTGGCACCCTAGATGTGCCGGATCAGGGTGATTACACCTTTGACAGCACCTCCATCGCCGGCTGCACACCGGCTCAACTGGCCGCACTGCGCAGTGAAAAGATCGGTTTCATCTTCCAGCTTCACCACCTCATGCCCCAGTGCACGGTGCTGGAAAACGTGTTGCTGCCCACACTGGCCCTGAAGGCAAAGCCAGATGCCGCCACCTTGCAGCAGCGCGCAGAAGCCCTATTAAAGGCAGTGGGTCTTCAGGATCGGCTGGGGTGGAAACCGGCCCAGCTTTCAGGCGGCGAACGCCAGCGTGTCGCCGTTGTCCGGGCACTGATCAACCAGCCCAAGCTCATCCTCGCCGACGAGCCCACCGGTGCCCTCGATGAAAAGAACGCGGAGTCTTTGACCTCCCTGCTTTTGGAACTGCAGCAGACCACCGGCACCACCCTCGTCATGGTCACCCACCATCCTGCCCAGGCCGAAAGGATGGGGCGTACGCTGAGGCTGCACGAAGGAATCTTGGTTTAA
- a CDS encoding succinate dehydrogenase cytochrome b subunit: protein MSAVLDSLSRFYSSSIGKKFLVALTGLMLVVFILGHMIGNLLVFAGPDAINEYGHMLQTSLHGAGVWIARLGLLAAVLIHIVATIQLTRANRAARKDRYGKEAHKVSSTASRTMIFSGLTILAFIVYHIMHFTVRVGNEYNNPALYSTELHGEQVHNVYKMVIDGFSWWPASAFYIVAMLLLCSHLSHGVASIFQTLGLATHRTWPLFQKLGTAFALLILVGNCSIPIAILVFGYGR from the coding sequence ATGAGCGCCGTTTTAGACTCTTTATCCCGATTTTACAGCTCCTCCATTGGCAAGAAATTCCTTGTCGCCCTGACGGGCCTGATGCTCGTCGTTTTTATTCTGGGGCATATGATTGGGAATCTCCTGGTCTTTGCAGGACCGGATGCAATCAATGAATACGGCCACATGCTGCAGACATCCCTGCATGGAGCCGGAGTCTGGATCGCGCGACTGGGACTGCTGGCCGCCGTGCTGATCCACATCGTGGCCACCATCCAGCTCACCCGAGCTAATCGTGCCGCCCGAAAGGATCGCTACGGCAAGGAAGCCCACAAGGTCTCCAGCACGGCCTCCCGCACGATGATCTTCAGTGGCCTCACCATCCTGGCCTTCATCGTTTATCACATCATGCATTTCACCGTGCGTGTGGGCAATGAGTACAACAACCCCGCCCTCTACAGCACCGAACTCCATGGTGAGCAGGTGCACAACGTCTACAAGATGGTCATCGACGGCTTTTCCTGGTGGCCCGCATCCGCCTTTTACATCGTGGCCATGCTGCTGCTCTGCAGCCACCTCAGCCACGGCGTCGCAAGCATTTTCCAGACGCTGGGCCTCGCCACCCACCGAACTTGGCCGCTCTTTCAGAAGCTTGGCACCGCCTTCGCCCTGCTAATCTTGGTTGGCAACTGTTCCATCCCGATCGCCATCCTCGTTTTTGGCTACGGCAGATAA